ATGCTGTTCAATAGAACGAACACCCCGACGGCGACCATGATCAGCGATGCGACGAGCGCGGCGAGTGTCTCCATTTTGGCGTGACCGTATTTATGTTCGGCGTCTCGGGGCAGTGCGGCGATGCGAATGCCGATATAGACGGCGATTGATGCGATGATGTCGGTCGTATTATTGAATCCGTCGGCGAGGACGGCCTCCGAATTGTACACCAAACCGAAGACGACTTTTAATACAGATAAGACCAAATACGTCGTGATCGATAAAATGGCGCCTTTAAGCGCTTTTGGTGGATGAGTTGTCGACTGCATCCGACCACCTCCTTTTTAGCTAAGTCAGTATACCAGTTGAGATTCATGTGGGCATAGAGAAACAGTGTTTCCCACAGCCAATAAAAATGGAATATATTCCCGGTGGTTTCGTTGTTCGAAAATTATGGTAAAGTAAATGGGAAGAGACAACAGGGTTATCCCCATAAAAGAGGTGAAACAAATGTTTACGGAACGTGATGGAATCAAGCTTCGGTTGGAACAAATTGACAGATTGCTCGCTGATTTGAACCGAGAAGCAAAACAATTGATGGCTCGTCTACGCGAACTCGACGCAAGCGGTGAAAACCCGCATGAGGTCACCCTCAAGCCGGAAGATCGTGACACGCTCAAATCGTCAATCGACGAAACGCTCGAGGCGCTCCAGAGCCGCTCGAAACGCCCGATTAACCCGAACGACGAGAAGAAGAAAGAACTTGCCTCCCACAAGGCACTCATCGACGAGTTATCGGATTTACTCAGCAAGAAAAAATGAGACGCTTCTGCGTCTCATTTTTTCAGTAAGGAGAAACTATGACTTATATCGTTACAACTTGTTTACGCCCGACTGAGGCAACCATCGAACGGGCCGAGGCCCATGCGGCGACTTATGGCGCCCATTTCGTCACCCGTCGCAAACATTCCATCGACACGTTAAAACAACGTCACCATGCCGGCGTGCTCGTATTTGATAAACGTCGCGTCGAATACACCCCTCTCGCCGGAGATGAACCGTTCTTTTTCCACCCATCGAGCTCGGTGTTCCGTGTGAAGCAGCTTGCGCGTAGCGGGAACGATCCGCTCGTCGATGCCGCCGCAATCAAACCGGGTGACCGGGTCCTCGACTGTACGCTCGGGCTCGGCTCCGACAGTATCGTCCTCAGTCATGCCGTCGGTCCGTCGGGTCGCGCCGTCGGAATCGAGAGCGAATTTGTCACAGCGATGCTCGTCAAGGAAGGGCTAACCGTTTGGGAAGA
This sequence is a window from Exiguobacterium mexicanum. Protein-coding genes within it:
- a CDS encoding class I SAM-dependent methyltransferase → MTYIVTTCLRPTEATIERAEAHAATYGAHFVTRRKHSIDTLKQRHHAGVLVFDKRRVEYTPLAGDEPFFFHPSSSVFRVKQLARSGNDPLVDAAAIKPGDRVLDCTLGLGSDSIVLSHAVGPSGRAVGIESEFVTAMLVKEGLTVWEEKEPAVNEAMRRLEVVWTDALTYLKTCPDDSFDVVYFDPMFEKTISESVHLNPLRSLANTNPLSLELMMEARRVASRRIVLKAHFESETFETFGFKKIVRKTSKFHYGIIDVET